One Angustibacter luteus genomic window carries:
- a CDS encoding class I SAM-dependent methyltransferase, with protein MTEESVTEAMRRDADSHESASANRSWWDAEAADYYAEHGSFLGDGRFVWGPEGLDEADAGLLGDVRGRRVLEVGAGAGQCSRWLAAQGAQPVAVDLSIGMLRQGVQIDPGTAVPMIQADACALPLADASVDVACSAYGAVPFVADAAALMREVARVLRPGGRWVFSTTHPVRWALPDDPGEAGLVVRNSYFDRTPYVEEGEDGRAVYVEHHRTLGDRVRDLVGAGFVLDDVVEPEWPQGHEQVWGGWSPLRGRLVPGTTIFVSHLPTR; from the coding sequence ATGACGGAGGAGTCGGTGACCGAGGCGATGCGCCGCGACGCGGACAGCCACGAGTCAGCCAGCGCGAACCGGTCGTGGTGGGACGCCGAGGCGGCCGACTACTACGCCGAGCACGGGAGCTTCCTCGGCGACGGGCGGTTCGTCTGGGGTCCCGAAGGGCTCGACGAGGCGGACGCCGGCCTGCTCGGCGACGTGCGCGGACGCCGGGTGCTCGAGGTCGGGGCGGGCGCCGGGCAGTGCTCGCGCTGGCTGGCCGCGCAGGGCGCGCAGCCCGTTGCCGTTGACCTGTCCATCGGGATGCTGCGTCAAGGGGTGCAGATAGACCCGGGCACCGCGGTGCCGATGATCCAGGCGGACGCGTGCGCCCTGCCGTTGGCCGACGCCAGCGTGGACGTCGCGTGCTCGGCCTACGGGGCGGTGCCGTTCGTGGCCGACGCGGCGGCGCTCATGCGTGAGGTAGCCCGGGTCCTCCGTCCCGGCGGCCGCTGGGTCTTCTCCACGACGCACCCGGTGCGCTGGGCACTGCCGGACGACCCGGGTGAGGCCGGGCTCGTCGTCCGGAACTCGTACTTCGACCGCACCCCGTACGTCGAGGAGGGCGAGGACGGCCGGGCCGTCTACGTGGAGCACCACCGCACGCTCGGCGACCGGGTCCGTGACCTCGTGGGCGCGGGCTTCGTCCTGGACGACGTGGTGGAGCCTGAGTGGCCGCAGGGCCACGAGCAGGTCTGGGGCGGCTGGAGCCCCCTCAGGGGCCGCCTGGTGCCCGGCACAACCATCTTCGTGAGCCACCTGCCGACGCGGTGA